In one window of Roseofilum reptotaenium CS-1145 DNA:
- a CDS encoding M16 family metallopeptidase has product MAQLLSLPHFPARTLKLDSGLTLIHQQMSATPAVVADVWVKAGAMQEPEDAPGLAHFLEHMVFKGTSRIGPGIFDQVIENRGGVSNAATSYDYAHFYINTAVHHLADTLPYLAQILLHPAIPEEEFLQEREVVMSEIRQVQDDPDWLGFSSLLENLYPDHPYGRSVLGTQAQVLTHTPQQMQVFHQQCYQPENMTVVLVGDITETEAIHLVSKSFVGFKKERSSEKKGRSPKQWVPLSPHHLTPDHSYKPRKAPSIFPLETIRRKEFKYPRLEEARLMMAWLGPGVDRLSDAYALDLISVLLASGRTSRLVRELQQEQGLAYGVGSDFSLQQDSSLFTITAWLEPKYLNDVELLIRDRLDTLRTTPILETELRSCQRQLCNDYAFSTETPSQLAGLYGYYNTVAQARQAVSYPHRVRSLTPEEIQRVAGEYLHPDRYVVTQLKPLW; this is encoded by the coding sequence TTGGCACAATTATTGTCGCTCCCCCATTTTCCGGCTCGCACCCTAAAACTAGACAGTGGCTTAACCCTGATCCATCAGCAAATGTCAGCCACCCCCGCAGTGGTTGCGGATGTGTGGGTAAAAGCAGGGGCAATGCAAGAACCAGAAGACGCACCCGGACTCGCCCACTTCCTAGAACATATGGTGTTCAAAGGAACATCTCGCATTGGGCCGGGGATATTTGACCAAGTCATCGAAAATCGAGGTGGTGTCAGTAATGCGGCCACCAGCTATGATTATGCTCATTTCTACATTAATACTGCTGTTCATCATCTGGCTGATACCCTACCCTATTTAGCCCAAATTTTACTCCATCCGGCGATTCCGGAAGAGGAATTTTTGCAAGAACGAGAAGTAGTAATGTCAGAAATAAGACAAGTTCAGGACGATCCAGACTGGCTAGGGTTTTCTTCTTTGCTGGAAAATTTATATCCCGATCATCCTTATGGACGCTCTGTACTGGGAACGCAAGCACAAGTCTTAACCCATACTCCGCAACAAATGCAGGTATTTCATCAGCAGTGTTACCAACCGGAGAATATGACCGTGGTGTTAGTCGGAGATATTACGGAAACGGAAGCGATTCATTTAGTCAGTAAAAGTTTTGTGGGGTTTAAAAAAGAAAGGAGCAGTGAGAAAAAAGGAAGATCCCCCAAGCAATGGGTTCCATTATCGCCGCACCACCTCACCCCAGACCATAGCTACAAACCCCGAAAAGCACCTTCGATTTTTCCTCTAGAAACCATTCGTAGAAAGGAATTCAAGTACCCTCGCTTAGAAGAAGCCAGATTAATGATGGCATGGCTAGGGCCAGGAGTCGATCGCCTCAGTGACGCTTATGCTCTGGATTTAATTTCCGTACTTTTAGCCAGTGGACGGACTTCCCGTCTCGTGAGAGAATTACAACAAGAACAGGGTTTAGCTTATGGGGTTGGCAGTGACTTTTCTCTGCAACAGGATTCTAGCCTGTTTACAATTACAGCTTGGCTAGAGCCGAAATATCTGAACGATGTAGAATTGTTGATTCGCGATCGCCTGGATACCCTCCGCACAACCCCCATCTTGGAGACTGAATTGCGATCGTGCCAGCGTCAACTGTGTAATGATTATGCCTTCTCTACGGAAACCCCTAGTCAATTGGCAGGATTATATGGATATTACAATACCGTCGCTCAAGCCAGGCAAGCGGTGAGTTATCCCCATCGAGTGCGCTCTCTCACTCCCGAAGAAATCCAGCGTGTAGCTGGAGAATATTTACACCCCGATCGCTATGTTGTCACCCAGTTGAAACCGTTGTGGTGA